The Cryptomeria japonica chromosome 9, Sugi_1.0, whole genome shotgun sequence DNA segment AATGGTGAATACATTCAAAGATTTCATTCATGATTTCCTAGAGGTATACCTAGATGACTGAAGAGTATATGGATTGGTAAAAGATCACGTTTAAGCACTCCGAACAATGTTGGAAATATATAGAAGTAATAAAATctctttaaatttaaataaatatttttttgtacTCCCCTTTGGTACCCTAAATTAGGACACATTGTTTGTAAAGTAGTCTTGATGGTAGATCCATTGAAGATGCTCTTATCTTGAACCTACCACTCCTTAAAACGACACCGAAAGTGTAAATATTTCTTGGATACACTAGGTACCATAAAAAATTTATCCAAGGATATGCCTCAATAGTTTCTCTACTAGAGCAACTgttgaaaaaccctaaaatgaacaaACCAATAGAGTGGACAgactaatgccaacaatcttttgaTACCCtcaaagaaaaaaatacaaaagcACCCGTTCTTATCTTTTCAAATTGGTGTGTACCATTTCATGTTCATGTAGATGCATCCAGCATAGCTATTGGCATAGTACAATCCCATTCTAGGGGGAATAAGGATCTTCTAGTAGCATTTAGCAATATAAAACCATccaaaatagaaataaattacaTCACCATGGAAGAAGAAGCCTTAGCCATGGTCTACACTGCATAAATTTTGACACTATTTTCTATCAACTACACTTACCTTCTATACTAACTCTGAACCTTTAAAATCACTATTAAACAAATTAGTAATACAAGGATGGGTATGGAAATGTGGTGCAAGAGCATCTGATGGACTTTATGCCTCCACAAGGCAATTTTGTAAATTTGGCTTTAGCATTATGTTTTGATAATGTAACAAGGTCTTTTAGACCATTTTGGACTTATTGGTATTGAGTTTGAGTCTTAGGAGGTCATTTGTGGGTTAtatggaaaatattgtaaaaagttgtcatgttgtcaaatgttgtcatgcaattttgcattttgagttgtatGTGGAAGGTGAAGGGTCAAGTCATTTAAAAGTCAGTTGTAATTGATCATTATTGGTTGGAAAAGGCATAAATATTGCCTCCAACACAAATTAAACGAGTTTTTGAAGGTTTTTGAAGGTTGGAGAAGGATGGAATAAAGAAAGAATTTATTTTTGTAGCATCCATACATTGCTTTTTATAAGTTTTCAAAATTTGCAGTCTGAAACATGCCATTTTACGACCCTTTAATGGTCTCATATTGCGTACTATAATATATTTATGGAAagatatttgtttctagtttccaaatatttttgtctCATTAAATTTTATTGAGTTTTGTGTAAGATATGGCAATTTTGGTGAAGGCTTCCCAATTTGACAGTTTTTTGTGAAGATAACAGTCTACAAAATTTGTGGTATGGAAATTGTTGGTATAATAAAATCCCTCGAAATAATTGGAAAAGTTTAAAAAATTATTCTAGTTTAATCTAAAGGTGTTTTGGTTCAATtttattaagtatttcaaaatttataagcaatttggtgcaggttgcttagaaccctacctagggttagcaaTTTTAGGAAAAGtatcataacttttgttttaaccattggattcggctataacttggaggaaatgtttgtatTTATGATTTCTTAAATATCACCAAAGAGATTGGCTTAATTATGTCTCTAGTGAAAGTTATTAAGGACTGTTCTCAAGTGGTAGATTTTGTCCTTGTACGTTGATATGGTTAAAGGGttacaaaaataaatctattgtGTTGATGTGAATCCTACCtcttgcatcaattggtatcagatctcatAAGGTCTGGGAAAGAgattttggtattttgtttttgtgtttgtgtttgtgtagGTTGAGAAGAGAACTGGTTGCCAAAAGACTAAGTAGAGAAGAGAAAGACCTAGGTGAGGCAAAGACAAAGTGGAAGCAAGGTTAAAGGGACTTGCTTGAAGAAATGGATTTTTTTAGGAGGTTCTTGCAAGGTGAGGGTTCACAAGAGGATAAGAAAAATAAGAGACAAGAAGTTAAAGAgaggaagaggaaagaggaaatgaTGAGGCAAAAAGAGTTCGAGGAAGAGATAAGAGAAATAAGGCAAGCTACGGAGCAAATGAGAAAAGACATGGAAGAATTGGGCAAAATAATTAAGATGCAACAACAAAGTTGACACTTGACAATAAATAAAAGGGTATTATGGCCCATTAATAAGATTGTTCAAAGAATAAAATAAGAAAGGATAACAATAAGTGATGAGGAAGAAGATTTATGGACAACACATGCAGACATTAAGAAAGAATTGAATAACAAGGTTAGAGTTGGACAAGCCAAGCAAGCTAAGATGATGGCAGAGGAAGACATGCCCATGAAGGAAGCAGCCATGAAAAACCATGAAGATGTTGAAATAGAAGAGGTTTGTGATCCTAACAAGGCATAAAGGTTGAAGGAAGAGAAACATATGGGAAAAGTGAGGACCAAAGGTGAAGAGATCATATCTACACCAAAAAGGAGAAAGAGTAAGGAAGGAGTACACATAGTTCTTGTTGAGATTGTAAACAAGGGAAAACCAAAGTTCAAGATGAGATccaaggtaaaagggaagaccaTAGAAGGAATAAAGGAGGATAATTTTAAGATGGAGacctattacttcattcactccaAGAGGACTTGGAGATTTCACTTggcggggagtatggtgtaggagcacctgatGGACTTTATGCCTCCATGAGGCAATTTTGTAAATTTGGCTTTAACATTTTGTTTTGATAATGTAACGAGGTCTTTTAGACCATTTTGGAATTATTTGTATTGATTTTGAGTCTTAGGATGTCATTTGTGGGTTAtatggaaaatattgtaaaaagttgtcatgttgtcatgcaattttgcattttttgttgtATGTGGAAGGTCAAGGGTCAAGTCATTTAAAAGTCAGTGTAATTGATCATTGTTGGTTGGAAAGGGCATAAAAATGGTCTCCAACATGAATGAAATGAGTTGTTGAAGGtttttgaaggtttgagaaggatggaataaagaaataatttatttttgtagcatccttacattattttttaaaacttttcaGAATCTGCAGTCTGAAACATGCTATTTTACAACTCTTTAATGGTCTCATATcgaggactataatatatggatgaaaatatatttatttttagtttCCAAATTTTTTTGTCTCATTAAATTTTATTGAGTTTTTTGTAAGATATGGCGATTTTGGTGAAGGCTGtcaagtttgacaatttttggtgaAGATAACAGTCTACAAAATTTGTGGTATGGAAATTGTTGGTACAATAAAATCCCTAAAACCAATTGTAAAAGTttaacaaatgattctaatttaaTCTAAAGGtgttttggttcaatttcattgTCTTTTAAAAGTTATAAGCAATTTGGTGCAGGTTGCTTGGAACCCTAACTAGGGTTAGTAGTTTTCGGAAAAGtatcataacttttgttttaattGTTGGATTTgtctataacttggaggaaatgtttgtatTTAGGATTTATTAAATATCATTTAAGAAATTGACTTATTTATGTCTCTAGTGAAAGTTATTAAGGATTGTTCTCAAGTGGCATATTTTGTCCTAGTACGCTAATATGGTTAAAGGGGTACAAAAACAAATCTATTATGTTGATGCGAATCCTATCGTTTGCATCAAAATGGCTCCTGCTATTCCAAGAATTTAACTTCAATATTATAgtcaaactaaaaagaaataatcaAGGTATGGACTATTTATCTCAGATTGATATAGGAGAGGATCCTAAGGACATTGATGATGAAGATCTGCTAGACACATATCTATTTTGGATTACATCAGTTCCAAAGGAGTTTCATGATGTTTTTGAGCTACTTTCAACTAGAACATATCCTCTAGACATGAATTCCCACAATAAAAAACACTATTACGAAAGTTCGTACCATTCATGTTGATTGAAGGAGCCTTGTATAAGAAAAAATGAGATGACATACTATGCAGAGTGGTTTATGCACATGAAAGAGAACATATTCTAAGGGAAGCATATTAATGTATGATTGGAAGCCACTACAATGGAGATGTTATAGCTTGAAAATCTTAGTATCTAGACTATGGTGACCAACCATATACAAAGATTGCAAACAATACATAAAGACATGTGACATTTGCTAAAGAACCCAACATCCTACAACCTAGGATAAGATGCCACTCCTACCTATACTTGCATGAAACCCATTTTAAAAATGGTCAATCAACTAGGATAAGATGCCACTTCTACCCAAAGAACCCAACATAAAGAAATGTGACATTTGCCAAAGAACCCAACATCCTACAACCTAGGATAAGATGCCACTCCTACCAGTACTTGCATGAAATCCATTTAAAAAATGGGCAATCAACTTCATTGGTCCTATTGAACTACTGGCTAAGACATCTAAAACACAATTCATTATTACCAAAGTTGACTacttgacaaaatgggtagaagtagAACCAACCAAAGATTACACCACGTACACAACAACTAAGTTTCTCTATAATAACATTATCACTCGGTTTGGGTGTCACTTAAGCATCATGAGTGACCAAGGGAAACATCTTGTTAACAAAACTATCAAGGATTTACTGAATAAATTCATGATCACATTTACAATTGGAACACCTCTTACACCCAAAAGAAAATGAGGTAAGTGAAGCATTGTGAAAAATCATGGGGACAACTTTAACTAAGATGTGTAATGCAACATAAACCAATTGAGACATTAAGATACCGACAATACTCGAAGCTTACTAAACAACATATAAAAGGGCCACTTCATATACACCTCTTGAGCTACTATATGGTCTAGACGTCACCTTACCTAACGGTTTTATTGTTAACAACCTTAAAACAACTCTCACACTTTGACTTGCTGAAGATGAAGCTATTAAAGAATGAATTGAGAGACTAGATAAATTAGAGGAGGGTAGACAACTCACCGAGGACACCTCCTTAAAAAATGAAGTAGACAAAAAGCTTGGCATGACTAGAATTTGTGAACAAAAAAAATTAAGCTAGTGGATACAATACTCTTATATGACAATGAATTAAAAAAGAAAGGCAAAATCAAATTCTAGCGGCTTGGTCCCTACAAGATCAATGACATTTTGGAATCCACAACAATCTAGTTAGAAACCTTAGATGAGAAGATTTTACAATGCTATGTCAATGGAGCATAACTAAAACAATTCCATCATGATACTAGACAAAGTTGACTCGAAGATAAGTAAATGTTTAATCGAGGGGATGGTGTTGACTAAAATAATAGGATACATACATCGGTTTAGAGATATAAGGGTGTAATCTAGAAACAAGGTTCCAAAAGACATGAATTGGAAGATAGGATGCTAGTTAGGGATACTTTCTAAGGGCTACATCCCTACTCAAAGATATAAGTATAGGAAAGATATCTATTCaccaaaatagatgatagatgatAAGATATATAAGGTATAAGAATAAAGATAGAAGACACAATGAATATGTAAGGAATGTATTTGATATATCGATATATGAATAACAATATACCCGATTTTGGGTCTAATCTATGTATGTGCTATTTCTTTAGGATTGAATACTAAAGTAGGTTCCAAAATACTCTGTTTGTTACCCCAATAGGACTAAGTTTGAGGTTTTAAGACTACGACTACAAAAATCCTTTGGGAATAGAACTTTGATCTGTCTCCTTCAAATTTCTTGCTAATAGTCACAAGTCTCTAGTTGAAAAGTTGACATTAAAAAACTTGGCCACAAATGCTCACATGTTTACACATATTCAAAATTATAGAGAAAAACAAGAGAAGTAGTTACAATTTCAACTTGAACAAATAATTCTTCCTATTGTACCAACCATTCACTATAGGCTTGCAAAGAGAACCATTAGCAAAATATGAGGTGTCCTTTATATTTGTGTAATTCTCTAAAAACCTTAGATGATTAAATATCACTTTTCTCTCCAATCTTTTGCACAAGTTATTGGTTGATTACTATGTCAATGACATCATAGTTAAAGGATAGTGTTACATCTTATTCATGTTTGATCTTAGGTCCATAGATACGTAAAAGAAGAATCCCACCATTAGCTACTATAAATCTAAGTTATTAATATCCCCTCTTTAAAAATATTGCTTTCAAATTCTTCCCCATGTGGTGAAAAAATACCAGAACCTATTTGCCTCTCTCCTTCATAGAAGCTTGAACTTCCCTTCAAATTTACATGTTATAGTAGTTTCATTTGTCTTGCAGTCCACCAAGCTTCAATTTTTAGATGCATTTATTTTGCTTAAGCCTATTATGACTATTTAACTAACAATACATCAAATGTGTACACAAATCTTtaagttaatttatatttttcatataattttatctttttcacatattatgattttaattttttttttttttaaattgctgcCAAAGAACATGGATATCATGCATGATGCCTTAAAATTTTATAACATATGAGACAACtagaaacatcaataaaactaTTGTAGTAAAGGAAGAAGTGAGAGGCCTCCTAACTTGTTGATAAAATGATCAAAATTattagaaaatgatttttttttttgtatggtTATTTCCCTCATGAGACTAATATACTATGGCTACCCTTGATGTAGGTCTAAATGTAACAACCACCACCATTAGTCACACCAATATTTTATCAAACCCCTTAATAAGAATACACATCTTCAACTTTGTATACATGCAAAGTGAAGTTTCACTATATTAAAGATGAAAATAGGCAACAATACTACTAGGTATCCACTAGTTATTGCATTAGCTACTGCATTTAGTATCTACAAATTATCAACATCATACAAAAATTGACTTTATCCTCTTCAAATATAGAATAATTTTGTTCATCCTCATGATTAGTATTTGCTTGTGTCCtaattttgttcatttttttttacttGAAAACTATTAAAGAAAATGAGGTGAACTAAGCATACTTGAATTCTCCAGTGACAGAGAACTCCAACCCAAAACAAGATAGGACTCTAACAATGAATTATATGCTCTCTCTTCCAACCATATATGATATTATGACCCTCTCTTGATGTCTATACACAAGCCAATATACCCATATGCCTCCAATATATAAAAGATGCATTAGGTACAACCAAAAATTATGCCTAATTTGAAGATCACAACAAAACATTAGAACAAATATGGATGGACTTCCAACAAGATGTCAATTTGATGATGAATAATGGAAATCTTGATCCACAATATACCTCACAACTCCACCGTACACATCTAATGCTAACTCgtcaaatattttttaataaaaagacaTTCAAATTCATATCCCTAGGATCTAAAGTCTCACATCATGCAAAATATGTTAACCATtttgttatgtcgaagacatccaTTTATAAACATATTTGACTCTAATAACTATTTTTTTACACTAAAGAAATCGAGTAGCTCCCCTATAAACTACAATGTGTCGAATAAGCTTTTTAACATGATCAATGACACTGACCCAACTCTAATAACTCTAAATCataaagaaaatacaaaataacttttaaaaaaaaaatcttagtaTCTCAAGCTTATCCAAAAtacataattatttttaaatttaatatacttaACAAATAGTTATAATGGTGAAGTCCTTAACATATTATAATGGTATATCTTAtattataatatagtataataatatCTCTGAAATGAAGCAAATTGTATGGAGAACAACCAGTCCCATGTTTTTTTCACTAAAATTTTCATGTCCATTtgttattttaatatgttttttttgttttggagcCCCCACAGCCtcgagaaaaaaaaggaaaaaaaagaaccTCCCTCTATCATGTTGAAAATCCTCGTCATAGGTTCAAATCTGCCGAATGTCCTCGCATCCGCTCCGCTGTGGAAGTATCACAGATCATTTGGCCATGGCAAATTAAGAAATGCAACAGTTTACAGGCCACTTTCAGTCCTTGTTGAAAAAGAAGGGCCAATTTCCTCTGGATTTGTCTGCCATTCGAATTCATGGAAAGACGAAGAGAATGATAAGTTTGTGAAGGATTTGAGAGTTCCAGATGAGTGGATGACACCTTCTACTGCACTCCAGGTATTTTTGTTTCATTAACTCTACGCTTCTATGATGGAAGTTTAACCAGCAAATTTGGTTAAGTAATTTCATGCTCTTGTACATCATTTGTAAATGACTTCAGTTTCATAGATTAAATCTGGGAGCAGATAATAGAGTAATTCTCAATGGAAATTATTTTAGAGCTGTTTTAAAAAAGGTCAGAGAGGGAGAGAAACTTAGTGACACATGATTTTGTTGCTTCTCGCAGGAGTACTTTATAGGCCTATTTTATGTCTGCTGTTTTTCTCGTTTTTTCTGCGTGGAAGGTGATTAAAGGATGGAGAAAACTAGCTCAGTCTCAGTTTGGTTTCCTCTAATAAATGTGAGAGATATGGTGAGTGTTGAATGTGTGAAGTCCAACGGTCATCTGACCATTCCTCATCTTGATTTATACTCATGGCCTCGTGATTAAAGTAGTGGAAGAAAAACCGAGAGACCCGGATAATCCAGTTTTTTAATCTTGTTCCTGCGATTGAAGAATGGGTCCTAGATTACCATGGAGTATCGTTAAATGTGTATTATGTTTATATGTAAGGTTGATAGTCTCATCAAAGGGGCATGCGTCCAGCAAGAAGTTCTGGGTCTGTTCAGGTTTGTAGCCGCATTTCCTTTCTTTTCACAAAAGCTTCTTCTGATCCACGGCGAGGGAAGGCTTATCTGCTTGGGTGTTTTGTTTTGAGGTGCTTGGAAGTAAGTATGTTACAGTGCTAAGTTGCGAAGCTGGTCTAAGTTGTTTTCCTCCTCTAAGAAATATACTTCTGTGAAAGTGGGGTGGAGTGTACTCAACGTGTGCATTAGAAACCAAGCTGCTATCTGGTCTAGTGCTAGCGATATTGGGGAAACATTGTCATCGGGGGCAGAGCTGGATTAGAGTGCCTAATAATGACCTCCTGTATTATTTTGAGCCTGTATACTTCTGATTTTTGGCCTAGTGTGTGAGTTTATTCTTAGATGTGCAATGGGTAGATGGATAACTCCCAAGGAAGAGTGGGAGGAAAAGGGGTGGTTGAAACTGAATGGCACTTCATCATGGAGTGTGCAGCTTATGAGGATATCCACAAGCAGTTTGAAAACAATTTGAAGGTGGACAATCTGAGCAAGTTGTTTGAGGAAGCAAGGCTTCATAGAACTGTGACTTTCTTAGTCAAGATTTGCAACAAAAGAGCTGACATATAGCGAAATCTGAAATAGTGCTGTTTCTGGAGCTCTTGATCCCTTAGACCACTTGGTCTCATGGACGTTATTAAAATCCCTTCTTTCATTCCTTACTTTTGGCAACTAGCCAAGTATTTTTTGGGTCTAggttcctgttgatgtgtttttcatacacatgcgaacacaaaataaaatacccaaaagcatcttatcctctcttgatcaaagttactcaaatgctgaagactggcttaaggatcacttgagataactcgaAGGTTCTTAAATGTCGGGTCacgacatgtggataagctcgttggtttgatgtgattatgttggaatcacaaggggacttacgttgaattgttgaatgcttgaattgctggaacttagattctaactatTTGCTTGGAGAATAAAGAAAGAGCAAAAGGTATGGGGTTTAGGGAGTCTATTCTAATCCAAAAAATGCAAGAGAAGAGTGAATGATTAaatggaatcctactgggcgaggtctcaccatcaaattgaacaatttgacacaggCTCAGTGCAATCTTATAAGGGATGGTTAAGAGatattcaaatcattatcatcaaacattgattaccattcaagttaatacATAAACAATGGATATATAataatttgaagttaagctcatatcattccagttgaccacgcaaggcacacttacaattagtaagaggctagtggtatggattaaacggATTCCAtgcaaatgcattcaacaatttcctccattcgatctaatcaacatgaaagcaaatgaattgagaagtagagaccatgcaactttTTGAAATGACACATTAATACACCATAGCTTCAGTGAAATCGTATGCTCTTTACAACAAGATtttagcaacaatctttgccttctcttaatCTAACTTCTACTCTTATTACTATCTACTATTCACTATTCTATTCCTTCTATTCTATTTACTATtcctctattaacctttacaaatgaagagcttgagctttatatagagagctcattttacaatgaatggcctggattgatttgagatcaatggccgagattttacaatgaaaaccctaattagggtttgttacaacaaactcttcttagccaatgaaataattggaGTATTTGGACACGTCCTCTTTGGAATAGTTGACGAATAGGTGgtggggtaggtacatcaaagtttgtgcctccatatgatgagcttggttcattgaatctggACGTGCTGATGTGGAGCTCCTTGATTTGGTGAGTGGCGACTAGGACACCACCTCAACTTGCTTTTGTAGACTTGACTCACCATCATGAATGAgtattgagcaatatctcttgatactcaacattatccagtttcaggagtgatgatgatgatcttctaattttgattaactcttctgaaactatcctctTGAACGTCTCAATCATGGAGGTGCAAGGTGTAGATGTTGACGTCCTCTTAGTTTTGGATGCTGAGACTGTCTTGGAATGAATCCTTGATGTCATAGGTGCTTCCtcacttttttgaaatttctttgtgATTCTCTTCATGCTATTAGTGTTGTGTTCTTGATGTTGCTTCCAGTCCACATCTCCATCCTTTTCATTAGTTATTCCTGCAAAATAAACAAAGATGGTATTAAGCATACATGCTATATAACTTCTATATAACCTCTTAATTTGATATAATCTCTAATTTTATGTGATTTGCAGGTTTGATGAGTGCATTTAGAGAGGAGTAAGGATAGGTAATGGAAGTTGGAGCAATGGGGACCAAGTTCGCTCCTGATGAGGAGCAAAGGAAGTTCAACATCATTCCATCACTTCTCTACCAATTTATCTCTTCACTTGTACATGCCATGCAAGGTGAAACATAGGAAATGCCAAAGGTTTGTGTCAAAGTTCATTAACCACCCTTTTAGAATGCAATGGAGGGAAGTTCGCTCCTTCAAGGGAGCAAAGGAAGTAAAGTTCGCTCCAACCAAGGAGCAAAGGAAGTCAATTTCAAATCACCATTCAATCCCTTCTTTTCTGCCTTTTCATCAACTCGTAACTTTTTATCAATCATACTTCAAGTTTCTCATCCTCCTTGCGTAAAACTGCTTCAAACCATCATTAAAGAATTCCTAGGAGGAAATTTCACTCCAAAATGAGAGCAATGGAAATTTTACAACACTTAGCAAATTTTGGTATATGCATCTCTTTCAATGGGCAAATGGGAAATTCACTCCTCCAAAGTGGCAAAGTGatttttgcttcaagatcaaggtAATGGAAGTTCATCAAATTCAATTATTAAGCTAGATTTCCACCTGTCATGTCTCAAAATCGCCATCTCTTCCATGTCAAACGCTTGAAATTGTCATCAAAATTGCCTTGGGATGATTTTCGCTCTCAAAGAAGGGCAATGGAAGGCAATTTGGCTCCACTTAAGAAGCAATGGAAGTAACCATTTAGTCAAGATTTCATTCAATATCCCCACTTTGTCAACTCAAACTCTAGGTTCTAGTCATCCATGGGTGAAAATAGCTCAAAATAACCTCAAGAGGAACCTTGTGATCAACTTCGCTCGTATTCATGAGCAAAGGAAGAGCATTTCG contains these protein-coding regions:
- the LOC131077049 gene encoding uncharacterized protein LOC131077049 isoform X2 gives rise to the protein MENNQSHVFFTKIFMSICYFNMFFLFWSPHSLEKKKEKKEPPSIMLKILVIGSNLPNVLASAPLWKYHRSFGHGKLRNATVYRPLSVLVEKEGPISSGFVCHSNSWKDEENDKFVKDLRVPDEWMTPSTALQESEWLRIALHKWLDDEYCPEIANEEISKRCSRVYYHCLMEKQADIVFIYKNGGGGERFCTLISRFISI
- the LOC131077049 gene encoding uncharacterized protein LOC131077049 isoform X3, producing MENNQSHVFFTKIFMSICYFNMFFLFWSPHSLEKKKEKKEPPSIMLKILVIGSNLPNVLASAPLWKYHRSFGHGKLRNATVYRPLSVLVEKEGPISSGFVCHSNSWKDEENDKFVKDLRVPDEWMTPSTALQESEWLRIALHKWLDDEYCPEIANEEISKRCSRVYYHCLMEKQADIAYRAINVIENHDHSIV
- the LOC131077049 gene encoding uncharacterized protein LOC131077049 isoform X1 — protein: MENNQSHVFFTKIFMSICYFNMFFLFWSPHSLEKKKEKKEPPSIMLKILVIGSNLPNVLASAPLWKYHRSFGHGKLRNATVYRPLSVLVEKEGPISSGFVCHSNSWKDEENDKFVKDLRVPDEWMTPSTALQESEWLRIALHKWLDDEYCPEIANEEISKRCSRVYYHCLMEKQADIGEILLQMVRDLETFSFKESFHGAFSSANAAIHLITTRMQVMEDTQKKSIE